The genomic window CGCGATCCGGTCGGCCTCGGCCATGAGGCGGGCCACGCCGGGTGGGTCTTCGGCACGCAGCCGCCTGCCGAGGGTCACGATCGCCGCGCCCAGCTCGATCGGGTCGGCGGATCCACGGAGCACCTCCACGGCCTCGCGCAGCAGCTCGGTCCCGGCCTCGCCCGCGGTCAGCACTCCGCGCAGGCGCAACGCCCGTCCCCGCGCCGCCGGGCTGCCCCACGCGGTGGCCGCCCGGTCCTCCTCCTCGGCCAGCGCGGCCGCGGCGTCGAGCTCGCCGAGGCGCTGGTGCACGGCGGCGGCCCAACCACGCCAGCAGGCCACGGCGGGGCCGCGCCAGTCGCGGCCGGCCAGTTGCCGCCCGCAGTCGAGGAACCGGTCGAGCGCGGACCGTGGGTCGCCCCGCGCCAGATCCGACATCCCGCGCACCATGCGGTCCGCCGTGATCGCCCGCAGATCACCCGAGTCCCGCGCGGCCTGCCGGATACGCGCGCCCAACTCCGGGTCGAAGGTCCGCAGCGCGACCGTCGCCAGTGCCAGCACGGCCAGGGTGGTGGCCTCCGGCCACGCGGGATCGGCCGAGTCCAGCACGCCTTCCGCGAGGTCCCGTGCCCTGGCGGGCCGCCCGGTCGTGGCGAGCAGGACCGCCCGCTCGGCGGCGACCACGGCGCGCACACCCGGCGACTCCTGTCGCGCCGCGGCGATACCGGCCAGGTCCAGCCAGCCGGACAGGGCGCGCACCGAGTCCGTTCCGATCGCGAGGTGGGCCAGCACGGGCAGGGCGGTGTAGGTGTGCGCCGCGCTCGCGGGCTCCCGCTCCAGCACCCGGTCGAGGACACCCGCCACCTCCGCGGCGGGCAGGGACCCGGTCAGCATCGCCTCGTAGGCCAGTACCACGAGCAGTTCGCGGCCCCCGCCCTCGGCGAGGACGGGCTCGCGGTCACCCAGCCGCCGCAGCCGGGACGCGCACGTACCGGGTCGCGCGGGCTCCTGGACGGCCAGCCACCGCAGCCGCGCCTCCAGCCGCCAGACCGGATCCGGCCGCCCATCGGGCTCGTCGCGCCAGGGTCCGCCGAGGTCGATGCCCTGCTCGCCGCCGACCTGCCGCAGCAGCGCGCCGGCCGCGGGGTGCGCCGCGGCGAGACCCGGTGGCAGCCACAGCGCGGCGGCCGCGCGCTCGGCGGCGGATGCCAGCCTGGGCGCGGCCAGCACGAGATCGCGTGCCGAGGTGGCCGGATCGAGCCCGCGTTGCGCCACGGCGAGATCGACCAGTAGTCCCGCCCGTACGGAGTCGGTCACCGACCCGTCCGCGAGGGCGGCCCGCAGGTACCGCACGGCATCGCCGGGCGCACCGCGTTCGAGGGCCGCGTCCGCCGCCGAACGCAGCACGTCCCGGTCGGACGGCCGCGGCCCGCCACCGGCAGCCAGCACATGCGCGGCGACCCGCTCGGCGGGGCATCCCTCCTCCCGCAACAAGCGCGCGGCCTCGGCGTGCAGGCGGCCCGCGGTCTCGACGGTCATCCTGGCCAGCACGGCCGCCCGCACGGTGGAATGGGCGAGCCGCGGCGACCCGGTGCCGGCCAGCAGGCCGATCCGGTCCAAGGCCCGCAGCGCGGAGGTGTGATCCTCCCGCGTCATGCCGGTGAGGCCGCGCAGCGGTTCCGCACCGCTGTCCGCACCGCTGTCCGCATCGAGCACCGCCAGTGCGTCGGCGAGGGCACGCACGGGTTCCGGCTGCGCCGAAAGGCAGGCCATCCGCCAGTCGCACAGTAGCGTCTGCACGGCCTCGGTCGGCACCTCCGCCCACCGCCGCACCGGCCGGGGGTCCCGGTCCCGCAAGCCGGACAGCACCGCCGCCAGTGCACCCGGGTTGCCGCCGGTCGCCTCGTGACAGGTCAGCACGAGTTCCTCCGGGCAGTCGGCCCCGAGCACCTCCGCCGCGAACCGACGCACGCCGGGCACCGAAAGGGCACCTGGCCGCAGGGTGCGGCAGGCGGTCGCGGCGATCTCCCGCACCAGCACCGGATCGGTGCGCACGCAGTCCTCCGCGATCGCGCAGGCCACGAGCACGGGCAGGCGGGAGATCCGCCTGGCCAGGTAGCCGAGCCAGCGCAGCGAAGCCCGGTCCGCCCACTGCACGTCGTCGAGCAGGAGCAGTACCGGTCGATCCCGGCCGAGTTCGCCGATCATCGAGTGCAGCCCGTGCAGCACGACCTCCCGGCG from Amycolatopsis cihanbeyliensis includes these protein-coding regions:
- a CDS encoding ATP-binding protein, which gives rise to MGVDLRGGLLERDHELDSAAAALDAAAAGTGGVLVLGGPPGTGRSALLDALAEAGQDARFLLLRADGADAERELPFGLVRQLFQPLLTPDRLREPEGWSRGAAGHARRLLTAEPTAVSDARREVVLHGLHSMIGELGRDRPVLLLLDDVQWADRASLRWLGYLARRISRLPVLVACAIAEDCVRTDPVLVREIAATACRTLRPGALSVPGVRRFAAEVLGADCPEELVLTCHEATGGNPGALAAVLSGLRDRDPRPVRRWAEVPTEAVQTLLCDWRMACLSAQPEPVRALADALAVLDADSGADSGAEPLRGLTGMTREDHTSALRALDRIGLLAGTGSPRLAHSTVRAAVLARMTVETAGRLHAEAARLLREEGCPAERVAAHVLAAGGGPRPSDRDVLRSAADAALERGAPGDAVRYLRAALADGSVTDSVRAGLLVDLAVAQRGLDPATSARDLVLAAPRLASAAERAAAALWLPPGLAAAHPAAGALLRQVGGEQGIDLGGPWRDEPDGRPDPVWRLEARLRWLAVQEPARPGTCASRLRRLGDREPVLAEGGGRELLVVLAYEAMLTGSLPAAEVAGVLDRVLEREPASAAHTYTALPVLAHLAIGTDSVRALSGWLDLAGIAAARQESPGVRAVVAAERAVLLATTGRPARARDLAEGVLDSADPAWPEATTLAVLALATVALRTFDPELGARIRQAARDSGDLRAITADRMVRGMSDLARGDPRSALDRFLDCGRQLAGRDWRGPAVACWRGWAAAVHQRLGELDAAAALAEEEDRAATAWGSPAARGRALRLRGVLTAGEAGTELLREAVEVLRGSADPIELGAAIVTLGRRLRAEDPPGVARLMAEADRIAADRGARWLGPGRADAAPGPVLRIVRVGRSALTATEDAVVKLVLRGWSNQRVADDLGVTRRAVEKNLTRIYRKLGVSGRADLEGYSERRSDRGPPGPRERSLQVTAVVTHATDLNNPTFE